One Mus musculus strain C57BL/6J chromosome X, GRCm38.p6 C57BL/6J DNA window includes the following coding sequences:
- the Smim9 gene encoding small integral membrane protein 9 isoform X1, translating to MKPLKLFCIGLLLCPLVCLLLETAPPPSALLTLEVKEKTGLKSDAMGVFAIRKNTSDINRQVSGLQRPWMTKFKNHLSDFFKSSIPPAAIFALFVTTAIMSILCCLTFLVGEPVH from the exons ATGAAGCCTCTGAAGCTGTTCTGCATAGGACTGCTCTTGTGCCCTCTGGTCTGTCTCTTGTTAGAGACAGCTCCTCCTCCTTCAGCTTTACTTACCCTTGAAGTGAAAGAAAAAACAGGATTGAAATCAGATGCAATGGGAGTATTTGCTATTAGGAAGAATACTTCTGACATCAACAGACAAGTCTcag GACTCCAGAGGCCATGGATGACCAAGTTTAAAAATCACCTGTCAGATTTCTTCAAGAGCTCCATCCCTCCAGCAGCTATTTTTGCTCTTTTTGTCACCACAGCAATAATGAGTATTCTTTGCTGCCTCAC
- the Smim9 gene encoding small integral membrane protein 9 precursor encodes MKPLKLFCIGLLLCPLVCLLLETAPPPSALLTLEVKEKTGLKSDAMGVFAIRKNTSDINRQVSGLQRPWMTKFKNHLSDFFKSSIPPAAIFALFVTTAIMRAAIVNKRLEEPHRQWTIDQRSSLEMQNMNLIKLFGG; translated from the exons ATGAAGCCTCTGAAGCTGTTCTGCATAGGACTGCTCTTGTGCCCTCTGGTCTGTCTCTTGTTAGAGACAGCTCCTCCTCCTTCAGCTTTACTTACCCTTGAAGTGAAAGAAAAAACAGGATTGAAATCAGATGCAATGGGAGTATTTGCTATTAGGAAGAATACTTCTGACATCAACAGACAAGTCTcag GACTCCAGAGGCCATGGATGACCAAGTTTAAAAATCACCTGTCAGATTTCTTCAAGAGCTCCATCCCTCCAGCAGCTATTTTTGCTCTTTTTGTCACCACAGCAATAATGA GGGCAGCCATAGTGAATAAAAGACTTGAAGAGCCTCATAGACAATGGACAATTGACCAGAGAAGTTCTCTTGAAATGCAGAATATGAATCTAATCAAG